From the Streptococcus hyointestinalis genome, the window ACACCCAGAAGAATATCACCAAAAAGCAAAAGATAAAGCGCACGAATATTCTAGCCTTGCTGTCGATACCTTCAACGATTACAAAGAAAAATTTGAATCTGGTGAATTAACCAAAGAAGATGTCGTTTCTGCTGTCAAAGAAAAAGGCGACGAAGTAGTCAGCAAAGCTGGTGATGTCATCAACCACGTCAAAGCAAAATTTAACGACGTTGCAGAAGCAGACAAAGATGTCGTTGACCCAGATGATGTCAAAGCGGAAGTAGATGACATTATCATCGAGTTAAAAGACATCAAAGCCAACAAAGAAGCACAAGTCGCTGAAAACTTTGAAGAAGTTGCAAAAGCCAGCCAAGAAGAAAAAACAGCTAGCGCTAAAAAATCTAAAGAAGAAAAAGCAACTAAAGAAGTCAAAGAAGATAAGACAAGTAAAGCGACTAAAGAAGACACAAAAGAACAAAAAGATTAAAAAAGAGCGCCATAGGTGCTCTTTTTGGTTAGAAAAAAACACACTCAAGTGTGAGCGTGTTACTTCAATGCTTTTATAAGTGCCTTGATACCGATTCTTAAACCAAAACTAGCTAGCAGAGCGAGCGAAATCGCCCAGAAAGGAGCAAAACTAATTGTCAGAAATAAAAAGGTAATGAAAACAGTGCTAATGGCAAACCCAGAGAGTTGTGCAAAAAAGACCAAATCTTTATATTTAGCTGTATTTGTATCAATCGCTTTAAATGACTGCGATTTTGGGGTAGTATGAGCATTATTTTCGGTATCAATAGTGTGTTGCTCATGTTTTATTGGTGCTGGCATAGCATTCTCCTTTAAACAATCCTATTTATAGTATCACAAAGATTAGGGTTTGTCATCTATTTTTACAATTTTTTCATCATAAATCCTGAAAATGCCCTAGAAAAGTCCAAATAAAAGGGCTATTTAGAGAACTTTTAAGCCCTTTGATAGGCATTTGGGCTAATTTGTGGTAAAATGGGATTGTTATGGAAAAAATAATCATTACTGCTACTGCGGAGTCTATCGAGCAAGTCAAGGACTTGTTGGCTGCTGGGGTGGACCGCATTTATGTTGGTGAGGAAAATTACGGTCTTCGCCTCCCTCACAATTTCACCTATGATGAGTTGCGAGAAATCGCAAAGCTTGTCCACGACGCAGGACGTGAATTGACAGTTGCCTGCAATGCGCTCATGCACCAAGACATGATGGACAATATTAAGCCTTTTCTTGACTTGATGAAAGAAATCAAAGTGGACTATCTGGTCGTTGGAGACGCAGGTGTTTTTTATGTCAATAAACGTGATGGCTACAATTTTAAGCTCATCTACGACACCTCTGTCTTTGTCACATCAAGCCGTCAGGTTAATTTCTGGGGCGAGCACGGTGCTGTTGAAACGGTGCTAGCTCGTGAGATTCCATCTGAAGAGCTCTTTAAGATGTCGGAAAATCTGGACTTTCCTGCTGAAGTTTTGGTTTACGGCGCTTCTGTCATTCATCACTCAAAACGTCCCTTGCTGCAAAATTACTATAATTTCACGCATGTTGATGATGAAAAGACCCGTGAGCGTGGGCTTTTCCTATCAGAGCCAAATGACGAAAACAGCCACTACTCTATCTACGAGGACAAGCACGGCACCCACATCTTTATCAACAATGACATTGACATGATGACCAAGCTGTCTGAGCTAGTTGAACATCACTTCACACATTGGAAGTTAGACGGCATTTACTGCCCTGGGGACAATTTTGTAGAGATTGCAAAATTGTTTGTCAAAGCGCGTGATTTGATGCAAGAAGGCACCTTTAGCCAAGACCAAGCTTTCTTGTTTGATGAGGAGATTCATCGCTTACACCCTATTGGACGTGGACTGGACACAGGATTTTACGACTTTGACCCAGACACGGTCAAATAATTATTTATTAGCATGAGAGAGTTTCTAATTTCAGGGCATGCTAATCCTACTTTATACACCTTACAATCTTGAAAATTGGAGAATCGTATGACAAAAACATTGAAACGCCCAGAGGTCTTGTCACCAGCTGGGACGCTTGAAAAATTAAAAGTTGCTATTGATTATGGTGCAGACGCTGTCTTTGTCGGAGGACAAGCTTATGGACTGCGTAGCCGAGCAGGAAATTTCTCAATGGAGGAAATGCAAGAAGGTATCAACTATGCGCATGAGCGTGGAGCAAAGGTCTACGTCGCAGCCAACATGGTAACCCACGAGGGCAATGAAATCGGTGCTGGCGCATGGTTTCGTGAGTTGCGTGACATGGGCTTAGACGCCGTTATCGTCTCTGACCCAGCGCTTATCGTCATTTGTGCGACAGAAGCACCAGGCCTTGAGATTCACCTCTCAACTCAAGCTTCTTCAACCAACTACGAGACCTTTGAGTTTTGGAAAGAACTCGGTCTGACTCGTGTTGTGCTTGCCCGTGAGGTGTCTATGGCTGAGCTTGCTGAAATCCGCAAACGCACAAGCGTTGAGATTGAAGCTTTTGTACATGGAGCGATGTGTATTTCTTACTCAGGGCGTTGTGTGCTATCAAACCACATGAGTCATCGTGACGCCAACCGTGGGGGTTGCTCACAGTCTTGCCGCTGGAAGTACAACCTCTACGACATGCCATTTGGTCAAGAACGCCGCTCACTAAAAGGTGAAATTCCTGAAGAGTTTTCTATGTCTGCCGTTGATATGTGCATGATTGAAAATATCCCAGATATGATTGAAAATGGTGTTGATAGTCTCAAGATTGAAGGGCGCATGAAGTCTATTCACTACGTTTCAACCGTGACCAACTGCTACAAGGCAGCGGTTGACGCTTATATGGAAAGCCCAGAAAAGTTTGAAGCTATCAAGGAAGACTTGATTGATGAACTGTGGAAAGTCGCTCAACGTGAATTGGCGACAGGATTTTACTACCAAACGCCAACAGAAAACGAGCAGCTCTTTGGTGCTCGCCGTAAAATTCCTCAATACAAGTTTGTCGGTGAAGTGGTGGCGTTTGATCCTAAAAACATGATCGCAACCATTCGTCAGCGTAATGTTATCCTTGAGGGGGATGCTGTTGAGTTTTACGGTCCAGGCTTCCGCCACTTTGAGTGCTACATCAAGGATTTACATGATTCTGAGGGCAATAAAATTGAGCGGGCACCAAAACCAATGGAGCTTCTGACCATTACTGTTCCACAAGCCGTAAAACCGGGTGACATGATTCGTGCCTGCAAGGAAGGGCTTGTCAATCTGTACCAAAAAGATGGGTCCAGTAAAACTGTCAGAGCCTAAGCAACCAATTATTTGCTAGAGGATATTAGATGAACACAGTATTTTATCTCTTTTTAGCGATTTTACTTTTATTTACTATTACTAAAATAGCCTTACTGATGGTTTATATGCGTAGCATTAAGCCAGAAGTGGATGAGAATGGTCATATTATCAAAAAGCCAGTCGAAGACTTATCTGACGCTGAGAAAAAAGAGCAAGAAGAAGAGGAATATGACCGAGATTGGTAAGCGAAAACCCTTTAATCATAAGATTAAAGGGTTTTTCATTAGGATAAAAAGCGTGTCTTGAAAAAATGCCTTGGAATTTGCTGAACAATGCTAATGGCAAGCGCAATCATAAAAGCTGTGATAAAGCAAGACCGCAGATAAACCATTGCCAGTTGGTCAGCGCCGGTCAATAAAAAGTAAATGGCACGGTACAAACTCAGCCCAGGAATGAGCGGCATCATACTCGTCGATAAAAAGATGGTCATAGGGCATTTTCTCTTGATAGCAAAGACACGTGATAAAAAGGAACCAAAAAGCCCAGGAACAAAGACCGCAAGCGCTTCAAGGTGGTAATAGTACATGATGACGAGATACAAAAGCCATGACAAACTACCTAAGATACCCAAATCAAGAAAATAGCGCTTTGGCACTTGAAAGAGAATAGCAAAGGCGATTGTACCAACACCAGCCATGATGACCCGTACAATAAGCTCAAAAACGGTCTCGATATTAGCTGAAAAATTTTGCTGCAGAGGATTGGCAAAAGGCAGCAGCTCAGTCACAGCCACCACTCCGACAGAAATAGAGATACAAACAAGAAGAGACGACATCAAAAGGGCTAGACCTGTTGAGAAATTATTTTGCGAAAACTCTCTGACCGAGCTGGTAAAAATAGCTCCTGGCACCAACATCATGAGCGCTCCTAAAAGGATAAGCCCACGGTAGTGACCAATGCCCATAAGGTGCAGTAGATTAACCGATAGACAAGCAGCAGAGCTTCCGATAATAGTCAATAAAAAGCCAGTGTGGACAAAGCGCCCCACCCGATGCAGCACCAAGCCTAGAAACAAGCCTGTTATGGCAGCTGCAAATGAATCGCTCAGCGAGCTGCCAAGAGCGAGTGAAAAAGCACCAGCCCCCGCAAAATAAGCCAAGAGATAATACCAGACATT encodes:
- a CDS encoding DUF3270 family protein, with amino-acid sequence MPAPIKHEQHTIDTENNAHTTPKSQSFKAIDTNTAKYKDLVFFAQLSGFAISTVFITFLFLTISFAPFWAISLALLASFGLRIGIKALIKALK
- a CDS encoding peptidase U32 family protein; this translates as MEKIIITATAESIEQVKDLLAAGVDRIYVGEENYGLRLPHNFTYDELREIAKLVHDAGRELTVACNALMHQDMMDNIKPFLDLMKEIKVDYLVVGDAGVFYVNKRDGYNFKLIYDTSVFVTSSRQVNFWGEHGAVETVLAREIPSEELFKMSENLDFPAEVLVYGASVIHHSKRPLLQNYYNFTHVDDEKTRERGLFLSEPNDENSHYSIYEDKHGTHIFINNDIDMMTKLSELVEHHFTHWKLDGIYCPGDNFVEIAKLFVKARDLMQEGTFSQDQAFLFDEEIHRLHPIGRGLDTGFYDFDPDTVK
- a CDS encoding peptidase U32 family protein, which translates into the protein MTKTLKRPEVLSPAGTLEKLKVAIDYGADAVFVGGQAYGLRSRAGNFSMEEMQEGINYAHERGAKVYVAANMVTHEGNEIGAGAWFRELRDMGLDAVIVSDPALIVICATEAPGLEIHLSTQASSTNYETFEFWKELGLTRVVLAREVSMAELAEIRKRTSVEIEAFVHGAMCISYSGRCVLSNHMSHRDANRGGCSQSCRWKYNLYDMPFGQERRSLKGEIPEEFSMSAVDMCMIENIPDMIENGVDSLKIEGRMKSIHYVSTVTNCYKAAVDAYMESPEKFEAIKEDLIDELWKVAQRELATGFYYQTPTENEQLFGARRKIPQYKFVGEVVAFDPKNMIATIRQRNVILEGDAVEFYGPGFRHFECYIKDLHDSEGNKIERAPKPMELLTITVPQAVKPGDMIRACKEGLVNLYQKDGSSKTVRA
- a CDS encoding threonine/serine ThrE exporter family protein, which codes for MSAKDNCNTLQIVLKAGKILVESGAEVYRVEQTMGYIAKALGMKDFDAYVISKGIMASAVNAQGQQEAAILNVYEQNINLGKIEAVNTLSRQVILNPTPSAKSISKQLDTIDRMRDYNVWYYLLAYFAGAGAFSLALGSSLSDSFAAAITGLFLGLVLHRVGRFVHTGFLLTIIGSSAACLSVNLLHLMGIGHYRGLILLGALMMLVPGAIFTSSVREFSQNNFSTGLALLMSSLLVCISISVGVVAVTELLPFANPLQQNFSANIETVFELIVRVIMAGVGTIAFAILFQVPKRYFLDLGILGSLSWLLYLVIMYYYHLEALAVFVPGLFGSFLSRVFAIKRKCPMTIFLSTSMMPLIPGLSLYRAIYFLLTGADQLAMVYLRSCFITAFMIALAISIVQQIPRHFFKTRFLS